The Pongo abelii isolate AG06213 chromosome 20, NHGRI_mPonAbe1-v2.0_pri, whole genome shotgun sequence genome window below encodes:
- the LOC129051888 gene encoding large ribosomal subunit protein uL11-like has protein sequence MGEPDGLSICLLRGILVHSKVCKVLNKTISTCSRLWARRRSRCNFLLSSRIRVHPTPAPSTMLPKFDPNEIKVIYLRCTGGEVGATSALAPKISPLGLSPKNVGDDIAKARGDWKGLRITVKLTIRNRQAQIVVVPSASALIIKALKEPPRDRKKQKNIRHSGNITFDEIVNIARQMWHRSLARELFGTIKEILGTAWAVMLMAATLMTS, from the coding sequence ATGGGTGAACCAGATGGTTTATCCATATGTCTATTGAGAGGTATCTTGGTTCACTCTAAGGTTTGCAAGGTTTTGAATAAAACTATAAGCACTTGCTCTCGGCTTTGGGCTCGGAGGAGGTCAAGGTGCAACTTTCTTCTATCGTCCCGAATCCGGGTTCATCCGACACCAGCCCCCTCCACCATGCTGCCGAAGTTCGACCCCAACGAGATCAAAGTCATATACCTGAGGTGCACCGGAGGTGAAGTCGGTGCCACTTCTGCCCTGGCCCCCAAGATCAGCCCCCTgggtctgtctccaaaaaatgttGGTGATGACATTGCCAAGGCAAGGGGTGACTGGAAGGGCCTGAGGATTACAGTGAAACTGACCATTCGGAACAGACAGGCCCAGATTGTGGTGgtgccttctgcctctgccctgaTCATCAAAGCCCTCAAGGAACcaccaagagacagaaagaaacagaaaaacattagaCACAGTGGGAATATCACTTTTGATGAGATCGTCAACATTGCTCGACAGATGTGGCACCGATCCTTAGCCAGAGAACTCTTTGGAACTATTAAAGAGATCCTGGGAACTGCCTGGGCTGTAATGTTGATGGCCGCCACCCTCATGACATCATAG